In a single window of the Alistipes sp. ZOR0009 genome:
- a CDS encoding DUF998 domain-containing protein → MKSSRLAYLGFIIPPIFWITIAICGLMTEGYSHLTNMVSELGTIGTKTQYIFTFSLVVISVLSILFVVGLCRIAKRSGLSITPILLILTFSFSILGAGIFPLPLKLHGILGSPCMLLPLSPLLSLFLWRESTIRNIKIAAAISAAVISLGFLTLTPEVLDSYFGLKQRFFHIGWSLWFIYLSVKFIELDKASAASKKMADK, encoded by the coding sequence ATGAAAAGTAGCAGGTTGGCCTATCTGGGATTTATTATCCCTCCTATTTTTTGGATTACCATTGCCATTTGTGGCCTAATGACCGAAGGCTACAGCCACCTTACCAATATGGTAAGCGAGTTGGGTACCATAGGAACAAAAACACAGTATATCTTCACCTTTTCGCTGGTGGTAATATCGGTCCTGAGTATCCTTTTTGTGGTTGGCCTCTGCAGAATTGCCAAACGAAGCGGACTAAGCATTACTCCCATTCTGCTAATCTTAACCTTCTCCTTCTCGATACTAGGTGCGGGCATTTTCCCCTTACCCCTAAAGCTACACGGCATTTTGGGTTCACCATGCATGCTTTTGCCGCTATCGCCGCTGCTTTCGCTCTTTTTATGGAGGGAAAGCACTATTCGAAACATAAAAATTGCAGCAGCCATATCAGCAGCCGTCATATCGCTCGGATTTCTAACGTTGACACCTGAAGTGCTGGACAGCTACTTTGGCTTAAAGCAGCGTTTTTTCCATATTGGATGGAGCTTATGGTTTATCTACCTTAGCGTAAAATTTATAGAGCTGGATAAAGCTAGCGCAGCAAGTAAAAAAATGGCTGATAAGTAA
- a CDS encoding VOC family protein produces MAQINPFINFNGNAEEAFTFYRSVFGGELTKVMRFRDISSAEFPISESEANKIMLIALRIGDNLLMGNDVPEFMGRTNENENRSKISISAESKEEADRIINGLSVGGIVEIAADESPWGSYFSMFRDKYGIEWMVDYNPKE; encoded by the coding sequence ATGGCACAAATCAACCCATTTATCAACTTCAACGGCAATGCAGAAGAGGCATTTACGTTTTATCGTTCCGTTTTTGGTGGCGAGCTTACAAAGGTTATGCGATTTAGGGATATTTCGAGCGCCGAATTCCCCATTTCGGAGAGCGAGGCCAACAAGATAATGCTCATTGCGCTTCGCATTGGAGATAACCTTCTAATGGGTAACGATGTTCCTGAATTCATGGGCAGAACAAACGAAAATGAGAATAGAAGTAAAATTTCGATCAGCGCCGAGAGCAAAGAGGAGGCCGATAGGATCATCAACGGGCTGTCGGTTGGTGGTATCGTCGAAATTGCTGCAGATGAAAGCCCTTGGGGCTCCTATTTTAGCATGTTTCGGGATAAGTACGGCATCGAATGGATGGTAGATTATAATCCTAAAGAATAG
- a CDS encoding VOC family protein, producing MYITHIAIWTRDLEAMKAFYTRYFNGISNEKYINPIKKFESYFIRFDDGAQLELMRKQSVYKPTDSEECLGLTHFAFKLSSKEEVVALTERLRSDGFLIVGEPRTTGDGFFESVVLDVEGNRIELVA from the coding sequence ATGTATATTACTCATATTGCCATTTGGACAAGAGACTTGGAGGCAATGAAAGCATTCTACACCCGATACTTCAACGGGATTAGCAACGAAAAGTATATTAACCCAATAAAAAAGTTCGAATCCTACTTTATTCGCTTCGACGATGGAGCACAGCTCGAGCTTATGCGAAAACAATCGGTATATAAGCCTACCGATAGCGAAGAGTGCCTCGGATTAACGCACTTTGCCTTTAAGCTAAGCTCCAAGGAGGAGGTAGTAGCACTTACTGAAAGGCTTAGATCAGATGGTTTTCTCATTGTAGGCGAACCCCGAACCACCGGAGACGGTTTCTTCGAAAGCGTAGTGCTCGATGTGGAGGGAAATCGCATAGAGCTGGTAGCCTAA
- a CDS encoding YciI family protein: MKAFLLILGLITATVAVAQEQKLAYDSTLAKKLGADELGMRQYVLVFLKKGPNRLTDSLARVKLQKAHLENIGRLAKMGKLILAGPFMDNQEIRGIYLFAVSSVEEAKELTQTDPAVKAGSLIMELHPWYGSAALMELPNIHPRIQKKSF, translated from the coding sequence ATGAAGGCATTTTTACTGATACTAGGGCTGATTACAGCCACCGTAGCCGTTGCCCAAGAGCAGAAGCTAGCCTACGACTCCACCTTAGCTAAAAAGTTGGGTGCCGACGAGCTGGGCATGCGGCAGTACGTGCTGGTTTTTCTTAAAAAGGGACCAAACCGCCTCACGGATTCGTTGGCGAGAGTAAAGCTGCAGAAAGCGCATCTCGAAAACATTGGTAGGTTGGCAAAAATGGGAAAGCTGATACTGGCAGGTCCCTTTATGGACAACCAGGAGATTAGAGGCATCTACCTATTTGCCGTATCGTCGGTAGAGGAGGCTAAGGAGCTTACCCAAACCGATCCCGCCGTAAAGGCAGGCTCCCTCATCATGGAGTTACACCCTTGGTACGGTTCCGCTGCCCTTATGGAGCTTCCAAATATCCATCCTCGAATACAAAAAAAGTCTTTTTAA